Below is a genomic region from Isosphaeraceae bacterium EP7.
ATGAGCGTTCGGAACCTGATCGCTGGACTGGTCGCCGTCGGCGCCCTCGCGGCTGCCTCCAACGCCTCGGCGGACACCTACACCCTGGGCGACGGCGGCAACTCGCTCGTCCGCTTCGCCAACGGCAGCCCCGGCTCGGCCTCGGTGGTCGCCGGCTTCAGCGGCGCCGCCACCGCGCTGGACGCCATCGACTTCCGCCCCGACACCGGCGAGTTGTACGGCTACCAGAGCAACAGCAACACGTATTACACGGTCAATACGTCCACCGGCGCCCTGACGGCCGTCTCCGGGGCCGTCGCCCCGACCAACACGTTCGTCCTGGGCATCGACTTTAACCCGACGATCGATCGCCTGCGCACCGTGACCGAGAGCGGGCAGAACATCGTCTTCAACCCCAACACCGGCACGACCACCGTCGCCACCGGCCTGGCCTATGCCGCGGGCGACGTCAACGCCGGCCTCGTGCCGTCGATCGTCGAGAACGCCTATACCAATAGCTTCAAGGGTGCCACAACGACCACCCAGTATGCCATAGACTACCGCCTGCACACGCTCACCACGCTGGCGAACAACGCCGGAACGCTGGCGACCATCGGCACGATCACCCTGGATGGCGTCGAGCTGAACTTCGACGAATACGTCGGATTCGACATCGCCACATTCGGCGGGGTCAATGTCGGCTATGCCGTGCTGAACGTGGACGGCATCTCGGGCCTGTACACGATCGACCTGGCCTCCGGCGCGGCCACGTCGCTGGGCGCGTTCGACTCGTCTCTGTCGAGCATCCCGCTCTACTCCCTGGCCGTGGCCCCCGTGCCCGAGCCCGCCACCCTGGCGATGCTCGGCACCGGGCTCGCCGCCGTCGCCTTCGCGGCACGCCGCCGGTCCTGACCCTTCTTCATCGCACCGAGATCGCGGCCGATCCGATTCATTTGCAGGCCGCGATCCATCATCCCCGGGCCCGCCTGGCTTCAAACGCCCGGCGGGCCCGGTCCCATTTCCGGGTCGCAAAATCAGGCGAGGATCTGCGGGATGACGTGGCCGTGCACGTCGGTCAGGCGGCGATCAATCCCGTTATGGCGATAGGTCAGGCGCGTGTGGTCGATGCCCAGCAGGTGCAGCACGGTGGCGTGCACGTCGTAGACTTCCGTCGGGCTCTCGACCGCCTTGTACGACCACTCGTCGCTGGCGCCATGGGTGACGCCCCCCTTGATGCCGCCGCCGGCCAGCCAGTTGGTGAACGCGAGCGGGTTGTGGTCGCGCCCCTTGCCCCCCTGGCCGCACGGCATCCGGCCGAACTCGGTAGTCCAGAGGATGATCGTGTCGTCGAGCAGCCCGCGCGACTTCAGGTCGAGCAGCAGGGCGGCGGCCGGCCGATCCATCCCGGCGGCCATGCTGCCGTGGTCGCGGGCCAGGTCCTCGTGAGAGTCCCAGTTGCGTCGGGGGAACCCGTTGTCGGCGCCGCTCCAGACCTGCACGAACCGGACCCCGCGCTCCAGCAAACGCCGGGCGATCAGGCAGTTGCGGCCGAAGTCCTCGGTCACCGGGTCGTCCAACCCATAAAGCGACTTCGTCGCGTCGGTCTCCCCCTTCAGGTCGAGCGCCTCGGGCGCGCTCAGTTGCAACCGGGCGGCCAGCTCGTACGAGGCGATGCGGGCGTCGAGCCTCGAATCCCCCTCGCGGGTGGCCTTGTGGCCCCGGTTCAAGGCATCGAGCAATGCCAGGCCTTCGCTGCGTGCCTCGGGGGTGAGGTCGGGGTCGTCGGGCGGGAACAGGTCGAAGATCGGGTTCTTGCCGCCCGGCCGCACGGTCGTCCCCTGGTGCGTCGCGGGCAGGAACCCGGCGCCCCAGTTGGCCGGCCCGTTGGGGGCATAGCCGCGCGTGTCGGGCAGCACCACGAACGTGGGCAGGTCGCGGTTCATCGACCCCAGTCCGTACGACGCCCAGGCGCCCATCGCCGGGAACCCGGGGAGCACGAACCCGGTCCCTTGCAGGAACGTGGCCGGCCCGTGGACGTTCGACTTGGAGGTCATCGCCGGCAGGAACGCGATGTCGTCGACGCATCCGCCGATGTGCGGGACGAGGTCGCTGACGTATTTGCCGCACTCGCCGCGCGGGGACCAGGCCCAGGGGCTCTTCATCACGGGGCCCGGGCTGCTCTGGAACAGCTCGACCTTGCCGCCGGGGTCGAACGGCTTGCCGTGGTCCCTGATCAGCCTGGGCTTGTAGTCGAACGTGTCGCACTGGCTGGCGGCGCCCGACATGAAGAGCTGCACCACCCGCGTGGCCTTCGCCTTGTGGTGCAGGCCGCCATTCAGGTCGGCTCGGGGCCTGGGCCCGTCGGCCGCCAGCAGTCCCTCGGTGCCCATCATGTGCGCCAGCGCCATCCCGCCCAGGCCGCCGCCGGAACGCCAGAGGAACTGTCGACGGTCGATCATGGCCGGGGTCCCCCTGCAAATGTCAGTCAATCAATGAACACAAACTCATTCGAATTGAGCAGGATCCGGCAGGCATTGGCCCATCCATGGCGAGCCGCGTAGGCGGCAAGGGCGGCCTGTTCGTCGGCCCGAGCCGGCCTGCCCAGCGCGATCCGGTGGGCCACGTCGGCACGGCCGGGGCCGTCGGGCGAGGCGGCCTCGACCCGCGACGCGAACCGCTTCGCTTGCGCCAGCATGAACGGATCATTCATGAGCGCCAATGCTTGCAGCGCCGTGATCGTCGTCGACCGCGCCGGCGTGTTCGCGTTCGGGTCGGCGCCGTCCATGCACTCGATGAACGGGTTCGGCACGCTCCGCACCACGAACCGGTAGACGGCCCGCCGGCGCCCCTCGGGGGGGTCGGAAACGCCCGGCGACTCGTGGTCGTAGATGGGCGAATGATCGTCCTTGAACCGGAAGAGGGAGAACCCGGGGCCCCCCATCATGGGGTCCATCGCCCCGGCCACCGTCAGCACCGAATCGCGCAGGCTCTCGGCATCCAGCCGCCGCCGGCTCATCCGCCAGAGGTAGCGGCTGTCGCCGTCAATCTCCGCCTTACCCGCATCGTCGCCGGATACCTGGCGGTACACGGCGCTCGTCACGATCAGGCGGTGCAGCCGCTTCAAGGATTGGCCGTTGTCGATTAGCTCGGTGGCCAGCCAGTCGAGCAGCTCCGGATGCGTCGGCTTCGACCCGTTGCGGCCGAAGTCGTTCGGCGTGTCGACCAAGCCCCGGCCGAAGTGATAATGCCAGACCCGGTTGGCGATCGACCGCCAGGCCAGGGCATTCCGGGGGCTGCTCAGCCACTCCGCGAGCGCCGCCCGTCGTGCCCCTTCGTTCGCTGAGTCCGAGACCGAGAAATCCGCCCGGGCCAGCTCCAGACAAGGCAAGGCCCCCGGCTCGACCGCCTCCGCGGGCTGCTCGACATCTCCGCGATTCAGGCGATGAATCGGCCTGGGGGCGCGAGAGACGACGCCGTAGACGGCATCGGGCCCGGGAAGCTCCTTGATCTGTCGATCGATCGAGGCGACCTCGACACCGATGGCGGAAAGTTCGGCCCGCTCGGCCGGCAGGGTGGCCGCTTCGAGCTTCGAGCCGCGATCGGCCTCGGCGCGGCGGACCTCGGCCATCAGCTTCGACCTTCGGATGGTGGCGGGGTCGGAGAGCTTGGTCCGGCTGTCGAAGCCATCGACCAGGCTCGCACGGCCCCAGCGGCCTCCTTCGATCGAGTCGAGCGACGAGACCGTCGCGCCCGCGGCGACGTTCCGGCCGTCGGCAATCACTTCGAGCTCACCGAGCGCGAACACATAATCGGCTGTCCGCTCCCAGAGCCGCACGGCCGTCACCCGCACGAACCGGCCGCGTCGCCCGCCGCCGGGCACCGCGACCACCCTTTCCCCGGGATTCGGCACGTCCTCGCTCGAATGATCGGCCACGTTGGCGGCACCCGTCATGGCGGGCTCGTCGGCGATCTCCACCCGAAATCGTCGGGGGAAGCCGAAGCCGGGCGCATCGCGGAAGTCGGTCGGTCGCGCCGGGATGAGCCGGACCTCGTCGATTGGCACGACGCGGCCCAGGTCCACCTGCACCCACTTGGTCACGTCGGCCGTCGCGCCGATCTCGCTGTGATACCCGTTCGTCGGGCTGGCCGCGGCCGGATCGGCCGCCGATTCGAGCTGCGCCCGAAGGGCCGCGATCTCGCCGTCGAGCGCCTCGAGGTTCGCCCCGGATCGCCGCCCGACCTCCGCGACGATCCCGGCCTTGCGGGCGATCAAGCCTGCGCGTTGACGTTCCAAACCGCCCCGCATCCGGTCGATGTCGGGCCTGGCCACCGGGCGGTTGCCGCGTTCCACGCCCGCGAAGACGGCCTGGAGGCGGTAGTAGTCGGCCTGCGAGATGGGGTCGAACTTATGATCATGGCAGCGTGCGCAGTGGGCCGTCAGGCTGACGAAGGTGGAGACGGTGCTGGCCACCATGTCGTCGCGGTCCAGCACCCGCGTCTTCTCCTTGTCGACGGTCCCCTCGCGAAGCTCGACCTGGCCGACGAAGTCCCAGGGGCCCGCCGCGATGAACCCGGTGGCCACCTGGCCGCGCGGGTCGCCCGGGTTCAGGACGTCGCCGGCCACCTGCTCGCGGACGAACTGCCCATAAGGAATGTCGTCGTTGAGCGCCCCGATCACGTAATCTCGATAACGCCAGGCATGCTCGCGTTTCTTGTCTTTATCATATCCGTGGGTGTCCCCATAATGCACCACGTCGAGCCAGTGCCGGCCCCAGCGCTCGCCGTAGCGTGGGCTGGCCAGCAGACGGTCGACCAGCCGCTCGTAGGCGTCGGGCGCGGGGTCGGCCGCGAAGGTGTCGACCTCCTCGGGCGTGGGGGGCAGTCCATGCAGGTCGAAGGTCAGGCGGCGGATCAAGGTCCCGCGGCCGGCCTCGGCGCTCGGGGTCAGGCCGCGCGCGGCCAGCCCTTGGAGGATGAACGCATCGACTGGCGTCCTGGCCCAGCCGCCGCCGTCCAGGCTGGGCACCGGCGGCCTGGCCAGCGGTTTCAGCGACCACCAGGTCCCGCCGTCTCCGGGCTCCTTCAAGACCAGGCCCTCGGGCCAGTGGGCGCCCTGGCTAATCCAGGCACGAAGGGCCTCGACCTGCTCGGGGGCCAGTGGGCCTCCCTGCTTGGGCATCTCGGGGGTCTCGCCGGTCAGCATCTCGACGAGCAGGCTCTCCTCGGGCTTGCCCGGCTCGACGGCGGGCCCGCTCTCGCCTCCGGCCTTCAGGCCAGGTGCGTCGGCCAGTGACAGCCCCCCCTTGGCGTTGCCCGGCCGGTGGCACCCCACGCAACGCCCGGCCAGCACCGGCGCCACTCGGTCGCGGAAGAGCCCGCCGGACGGGTCGTCGGCCGCTTGCGCATGGCCGGTCATCGCGGCCAGCAGGAGCAGGGGCGCGACGAGGCGTCTCGGGGTCGGTTCCGTCATCGGGGTGTCGCCTCGTCGGGGTGGGGAGGGAGCCGGTCTCGCGTGCATGCGACCTTCCAACACTTTCACAACAATGGTCGCAGCTGGCAAGCGCGGGTCGGCCAATGGCAAGACCCCGGCGCGGGCTTTCGCCGTGCGCCGGGGCCTTTTTTTCTCGTCTTCCGAGCGGGTCGCTCAGGCGGTCGGCAGCGAGAGCGGTCCCACCTGGCTCTGGTTGGGATTCACGGTGACATCGCCCCGCATCCCGGCCGAGCGGATATTGGAGCGCGCCGTCACGTTCGTCCTGCGGGTGATGTCCAGGTGCGTCAGGGGCTGGCCGATGACCGTCGAGTTCGACGCATCGTTGATCTGCAAGAGGTTCAGGTTGCCCGAGTCGTTGATCACCATCCCTTGCGCGGACTTGATCCGGATCGACTGCACGTTCCCCTGGATGTCGATCAGGGCCGAGTCCACCAGCTCGGGGTGGAACGACGGGCTCAGGCCCGTCAACGCGTTGGGGTCGTTCAGGGTGATCGCCCCCGCGGGGGCGAACGAGCCCGGGGCGTACAGGCTCACCGTGTTCACGCCGCCGACCTGGCCGGTCACCAGGGCGAGGTTGGCCTCGACGCTGCCCAGCGCCTTCAGCGGGGTGCCGTCGGTGGTGCCCGGCACGATGGTCAGGTTGCTGATCGACTGCGGGCTGGTGATCTGGGTGCGGCCCAGTTCGTTCAGCGTCCCGCCGGCGCCGCTCAGGGTCAAGAACCCGGGCTGGAGCAGGTTGGGCTGGAACGAGTCGAAGTGCGCGGCACCGGTGGCGTAGATGTTGCTGCGCCCCGCGGGGCTCGCCACGCCGCCGGCCAGCTCGAACTGACGCGTCGGGGTATAGGCCGACCCGACCGTGACCGCCTGCCCCGAGGCCAGGCTGGCCGCCGCGTCGATGATCTGGGCCACGCCGCCGCCGCCCGCCCCGGCGTCGATGAGGATCGTCCGCGTCTCGGACGACCCGATCCCGTCCACGCTCGTCAGGCCCGACGGGGCCAGGCCGGCGATCGAGAACGAGCCGGCCGCGTTGCCGGTCGTCGCGTCATAGCCGTAAACCTGCGACCCCACGCCCACCAGCGCGGTCAGCCGGCCATTCACCCGGGACAGGCCGACCCCGGCCGAGCCCGTCGCGGGGGTTGCCCCGGGCAGGTTGATCGTCTGCAAGGCCTGGCCGGTCCCGGTGTCGAACCGGATAAGCTGGTTAGCCGTCGGGTCATACCCGAAGATCTGGGCCGCGTTCAGGGTGCCCGCGGTGGCGCTCGACCCGCCATTGACCTGGTTGACTGTCAGGGCGATGCCGGCGGGGGCATCGGGCACATCCTGCCCGGGCTGGAGCGGATTTTCCAGGCTCGCGCCCGGCACGAACTGCCCGGAGACGCCCGTCAGGACCCGGCCGCCGTTGGGCTCGTTGGCGTAGTTCGTCGTCCGGCCGTCCTGGGTGACGGTCAGCGAGGCCGTCGCGGCGGTCGAGGCGGTCAGGTAGGCGGCGGGAATCTCCCGCAGGTTCATCTGCGTGTTCTTACCGACGGAGTTGAGGAACAGGGCATTCACCCCGCCGGTGAGGTTCACCTTGCCGCCGTCGACCAGGTCGAACCCCTTCAGGTTCACCACGCGGACGAGGTTGGAGCCGACCCCGCTGAGGTTGTCGAACGAGACGTCGGCGTCCCGGACCGAGCCGAGCTTGGCCCCGCCGGCGCCTCGCACCTTGGCGACGATGCCGGTGGCCTGGTTGGTGCGGTTGTACACCAGATCAAGCGTGCCGTCGGGCCGCACGGCCGAGCCCGCCAGGCTGCCGGGCCCGTACAGGCTGATGGTGACCTGAGCCCCGCCGGGCGTGGAATAATCCATCCGTCGCCCGCTCAGGGGCACGCCGTTGGTGCGCTTCTGGATGAGCGCGTTGAGGTCTTTCTGGTTGATTGGCTTGCCGCCCGGCCCCAGCATGTCGCCGTTGAGCAGCTGGCGCCCTTCGAGGTGCTCCGCCAAGGGCCTGAGCTTCCTGGTCCGTCGCATCTCGCGTTCCATCGCCACCGCCTCCGAGCCGGCCCCTGGGCTTGCCCGGCGCCACCGCCCTGGGCAAAATCGGGCATCCTATCGCCGATTCATCCGGGAGAATCATCGGCGGCCGGCCGCATCCGGCATCAACGGAATTTCCCCAACCATCCCGAGATCCGCCACCGCAGGCCCGTCCCAACCCTCGGCCAAATCCGCCGGCGATCGAAGCTCGCCGACCTCATCGCAAGACTCCACTCGATCCTTCCTTTCGGGGCGACCGCAATGCCACACGCCGATTTCTCGCTCATACGCCGCGAGATCAGGGACGCCGCGAGGCGTGAATTCAGCGAGATCCGGTCGAAGGCGCCCGGCGAGTCGTTCTACACCTTCGCGCTTTATTCCGACGGGGACGCGACGACCGTCTGCCCCGCCGCGAACACGGAGCAGGGGTACGAACGCAGGGTGAAGAAATACCGCTCCGACCGCGAGTTCATGGAGATGCTGAAGTCGTTCAACCTCCCGTTCTCCCCGTTCGACTACCGCTGGGGCACCAACGAGTGGGCCCATCTCCACGGCGGATCCGGCCACTTCGCCGCCGTGTCCGCCAAGATCAGCGCAGATGACGCGTACGATGCGACGGCCGACGACGGGTTCGCCAAGCACAAGGGCCGGGTCTTCGCCGCGATGCTGCTCGGTTTGAAGGACCTGGATGCGGAGGGGTTCTTCGGGGTGGGCGAGCAACGCGAGCGAATCATCCTCTTCTGCTCCGCCACCGATGCAAGCGAGACGGCCTGGCTGGAAGAGGAATCGGCGCGTCGCCTGAACTCGGCCGCCGCTTATCAGTCATTCTTCGACCAATGGATCACCAACACGGTCATGGCGGAAAATCTCGCCGATCACAAACTCGACCTCGACGATGACGAGGTTTACCGCGAGTTCTCGCTGAGCCTGGAAGCGGGCTGATCGGGGCCCCTCACCCTGACGATTGGCGATGCTGAATCCATCGCACGAGACGAGAATGGCCCGCGATCGAGGTTTTCCCGGAGACAGATCCAGGTGCACGCCGACATGACCAAGCCCCCCGCCTGCCTGGCCATCGGCGGCAGCGACAGCTCGGGCGGGGCGGGAATCCAGGCCGACCTCAAGACGTTCGCGGCCCTGGGAACTTACGGGGCCAGCGCCATCGCCGCCCTGACCGCGCAGAACACCAACGGGGTGCAGGGAGTGCTGGGCATCCCCGCGGCGTTCGTCCGCCAGCAGGTCGAGTCGGTCCTGTCCGACCTGCCGATCGCCGCCATCAAGGTCGGCATGCTAGGCGACCCCGAGGTCATCCAGGTCGTCGCCGCACTCCTCGCCAACGTCCCGCAAATCCCGGTCGTCATCGACCCCGTCTGCGTCTCGCGCGGGGGAGACTCGCTCATCGAGCCGGGCGCCTGGCAGGCCTTGCGCGATCTGCTCCTTCCGCTGGCCACGGTGGCCACCCCCAACCGCCACGAACTGGCCCTGCTCGCGGGCACGCCCCCCGTCACCGACGAGCTGACCCTGCGGATCGCCGGCCGAGCCCTTGCCGTCCGGATCGGCCGGCCCGTGCTGGCCAAGGGGGGCTCCGCCTTGCCCGAAGCCCTTGACTTGCTCATCCTGCCCGACGGCCAGTTCACGCGCCTGACCGCCCCCGACGCCCCCATCCCCACCCGTCACACCCACGGAGCCGGCTGCACCCTCGCCGCCGCCATCGCCGCCTACCTCGCCAAAGGCCTCCCCCTGCCCGAGGCCGCCCTCGAAGCCAAGCGCCATGTCACCGGAGCCATCCGCCACGCCCCCGGCCTCGGTTCCGGCCACGGGCCCGTCAACCACGCCTGGAATTCGACCTGAAACCCCGCGGATTCGACCTGGCAACGTCGTCAGGCCGATGCGGCGTGAACGCTTGCCACCCACGAACGCACAATCCGCCACCGGTCCCTCCTCGAAGGGGCCGGCGGCCTGAGCTCGTTCGAGTTTGTCGCCAAGGTCGGGTCGAACTCAGCGGGCCTCGGCGCGACCCTTGCTCCGCCAGCGATGGCGGATCAGGCCGCCGGCCAGACAGACTCCGAACAGAGCGAGCGTGCTCGGTTCCGGCACGGGCTGGGCGTGCGGGGTCAGCAGGTAGGCGTGCACGACTCCGTTCGGGTCCTTGGCAACCCCGGCGATCCGCCCGGACGCGTCGATCCCCCGCGCCTCGATGAGGGTCAGGCTCGACGCCGAGGGGATGAGCAGGCCATTCAGGTCAATCGTCTTGCCGTCCTCGAAGATCGCGGCGAGCTTGGTGCTGTACCAGTTCTTCGCGTCCTGCTTGGTCCAGCCGACGACCTGCCCGGCGTTATTCAGGGCCTCAGGCGCCGAGTTCGCGGCCGCCTCGAACAACTGAACATTCGGCCCCGTGAGATAGGACCGCTCACTGAAGAAGAGTTGTCCAGCAGGGGAGTAGCTCCCGATAATCTGCCCATGGTCATTGATCGCGACGGCAGTATTTTCCCAGTTCCCGACCCGGACATCGAACATGGGTATTGCTCCGCCGATCGTGTTGCTCCAGGTGTCCAGCTTGGTGAATGGATTGTAGACGTAGCCGATGGAAGTCCGACTGCTGAAGTCGCCACTGGGGCCGGAACTATTGAGCAAAGCATTCCCGACACTCTGGCCCATATTGTTCGTCGAATTATCGCGGACCTCGTCTCTCCAGGTTCTCGACTCCAACGTATCGTAATCACCCTTATATGTGTAATAGCTACTTCGCCATGAATGTCCCGGGGGATGTGCCCACTGGTCGAACGAGCCCGACCTGAACGCAGCCTGATCGTCGGCCGAGAGGTACGTCAAATAGCTGTTCGAACCGTCCGCGGCGCCGAGGTCGGTCAGCTCATATTTAATCTGGCTCGCATGGGCGAGCGTAGCCGTCGAGAACAGCGCGATCAGGGCTGCGATCACGACGCGGGGCCGCGATGAGACGCCTTGGGCCATCGGGGATCATCCTTGGTGGGGGGAGAACAGACTCGGATCCTTCGAGCCTGCTACGGTCTCTCATCCCGGCGTCAGGATCTCTCGGGGCATCGTCCGGGTGCCAGGTTCTCATTGAGGCCGCGGATCGTAGACCGACCAGCCGGGACTGTCAAGATATCCTGAATTGGTGAGTGGGTCCGTGCAACTCGACTCTGGGACGTGCCCCGGGGGCGTCGGCTTGGGAGAGGTCTGACCGAGCCGAGGGTCGCCGGCGAGATTGACGCCCGACCTGCCCCGGGCGGAACGGATCGCCCACCTCGGGGCACATTCCGACGCAATTGCGCCCCCGGGACTGGGGCCACCGCGAGAAACAGACCGGGCCGAGTGCCCTGGAAGCAGACGGCCGGGACCGCTACACTCGGCACCATCGCCCGATCCGGCACCGGAAGCGGGCTCGTGCGAACCAAAAAGGCGTGCGTTGTGACGCCCCTGACGAAGGAGAGATGCTGGTGCGCCGCTTCCTCACGATCGCTGTGTCACTGTCGATGGTCCTCGGCCTGGCCGCCTCGGGCCGCCTGATCGCCCAGGAGCCGGCGAAGACCGAGGTCAAGGCCGTCGAGGCCCCCAAGGTCGAAGACAAGAAGGCCGAGACCCCGGCCCCGGCTCCGGCCGAGGCCCCCAAGGCCGAAGAGAAGAAGGCCGAGACCCCCGCTCCGGCTCCGGCCGAAGCCCCCAAGGCCGAAGAGAAGAAGGCCGACGCTCCGGCTCCGGCCAAGGCCGAGGAGAAGAAGGTCGAGGCGGAAGCCCCGCTGCCGACCATCCCGCCCGAAGTCGAGGCCAAGCTCGAGGCCGCCCGCCACGCCGTGGCCGAGGCCATCGTCGCCGCCCAGGATGCCGGGCTCGTCGAGACCACCGTCACCCCGCCGCCGATCCTGGACATCCTGATCACCGGCCGTGCCCTAGACCAGCGCGACCTGAAGGCCCGCCGTGGCGTCAGCCCCGAGGTCTTCGGCGCCTGGTTCACCGGCTACGCCGCCCTTGAGGGGATCACCCCCCAGACCGACGTCCGGATCATCCAGCCGTCGAAGGGCCTGACCGACTGGTACGGCCAGCGTGCCAACATCCTCAACCGCCACATCGACGCCGTCCGCAAGGCCAAGGCCGACGCGGCGCCCAAGAAGGAAGAGCCCAAGCCCGCCACCCCGGCACCGGCCCCCGAGCCCAAGAAGGAAGAGCCCAAGCCGGCCCCCGCTCCCGAGCCCGCCAAGGAAGAAGCCAAGCCGGCCGCTCCCGAGCCCGCCAAGGAAGAGGCCAAGCCCGCCCCGGCCCCGGCCGCTCCCGAGCCGGCCAAGGAAGAAGCCAAGCCCGCTCCGGCCCCGGCCGCTCCCGAGCCGGCCAAGGAAGAGGCCAAGCCGGCCGACGCCCCGAAGGACGCTCCCAAGAGCTGATCATTCGGCAAATCGCCCGCAACCCAAACGGCCCCCCACGCCCCGAGGCGCGGGGGGCCGCGTTCGTTTCCAGGCTCGATCATCCCGACCCCGCCAGGGCCCCGTCGATGGCCCGGAACCCGGCTTGCGAGGGACCGCCCATCACCCGACCGAAAAACTTTAAAGAAAGCGAAAACAGAGACCGGTTTTCCCTGCGAATTCCAACTAAGAAGGCGTACTTGACGCAGACCCCCGGCGCGAGCCGGTCGAGCCCCCTCATACTTTGACAATTCGCTGAACCAACCGACGCCAGCCGAGCGATCCAACCGGCCGGCCGAGCTGCCGGATCGGGACAGACCGGCCCAATGTCTCCTCCTCCGATAGGGCCACGTTGCCACCGCCAAACGAAGCCACTCCGAGATTTCGGAACGAAGCCACTTCAAGCCGGCAGAACGAAGCCACTTCGAGATTTCGAAACGAACCCACCTCGACCCAGCAGAACGAAGCCACTCCGAGATTTCGGAACGAAGCCACTCCGACCCAGCAGCACGAACCCACTCCGAGATTTCGGAACGAAGCCACGTCGAGATGACAGAACGAAGCCACTTCGAGCCTTAACTCACAGGCTGATTCACAGTTAGAAAAAAAGAGCTGCTCCGAATCCAGACGAGGCGAGATGGCCTGACGACGCGAACCGGAGTTCATTTCGCGGCTAGGCGGGGTGCCGCGAAAACGTCCCGAATGCGGGGTCGTGGTTGGCTCGGCCGCCCGGGCGTGGTAGCGTGCTTGCCCTCCGAACCTTTCCCGGACTCCACCGGTCTCGACTCCTCGCGGACCGCACACGTCGCAACTCTGAAGCGCCCGAAGGGCCCAGGGCCGACGCATCGTCTGCACAATTCTCAACGAGGCGAGGGGCCGACCGACGTGACCACTCCCCTGAACAAGGCGACGACCGGGCTGCTCGCCATGGCCGGGCAGTCGGCCGTCCGACTCGGGGCGGCCGCCGTCCTGGTGCTGGCCGAGGGGGCGATGGACTGGGAGGGCGTGCGCGAGGTCTTCGAGGACGACGTCCGCGTGCTGATCGCCGTCGAGGTCGAGCGCCACGTCGAGGCCGTCCGCGCGGCCGGCATGATCCCCGTCGAGGTCGAGCCGAGCGAGGCCGCCATCAGCGAGTGCATCAGCCAGGCGCTCATCGAGGCCGTCGCCAACGAGCACCTCACCGCCGGCGACCGCGTCATCGTCGTCTACTCCGGCTTC
It encodes:
- a CDS encoding PEP-CTERM sorting domain-containing protein — protein: MAQGVSSRPRVVIAALIALFSTATLAHASQIKYELTDLGAADGSNSYLTYLSADDQAAFRSGSFDQWAHPPGHSWRSSYYTYKGDYDTLESRTWRDEVRDNSTNNMGQSVGNALLNSSGPSGDFSSRTSIGYVYNPFTKLDTWSNTIGGAIPMFDVRVGNWENTAVAINDHGQIIGSYSPAGQLFFSERSYLTGPNVQLFEAAANSAPEALNNAGQVVGWTKQDAKNWYSTKLAAIFEDGKTIDLNGLLIPSASSLTLIEARGIDASGRIAGVAKDPNGVVHAYLLTPHAQPVPEPSTLALFGVCLAGGLIRHRWRSKGRAEAR